Within the Vagococcus carniphilus genome, the region GTCATATGTCAAAGGAAAAAGTACTAACAGATAAAGAAGTCATAGAGATGGTTGCCGAGTATATGAATCCAGCTCATGTTGAATTTGTACAAAAAGCATGTGATTATGCCACAAAAGCACATGCTGAACAATTTAGAAAGTCTGGAGAACCCTACATTATCCATCCAATTCAAGTAGCAGGCATTTTAGCCGAACTTCGCATGGACCCACATACAGTTGCAACAGGATTTTTACATGATGTTGTTGAAGATACTGAAGTAACTTTAAAAGATTTAGAAGAAGAATTTGGTGCCGATGTTGCTATGTTGGTTGATGGCGTTACAAAACTTGGAAAAATTAAATATAAATCTCATGAGGAACAACTAGCAGAAAATCATCGGAAAATGTTACTTGCTATGTCTCAAGATTTAAGAGTCATTATGGTGAAATTAGCAGATAGAGTTCATAATATGAGAACGCTAAACCATTTAAGAGAAGACAAACAACGAAGAATTGCTAAAGAAACATTAGAAATTTATGCGCCCTTAGCTCATCGATTAGGGATTAGTTTAATCAAATGGGAGCTTGAAGACCGCTCACTACGTTATTTAAATCCAAGACAGTACTACCGAATTGTTCATTTGATGAATTCAAAACGTGGTGAACGTGAAATGTATGTGATTCAAACAGTTGATGAAATCAAACAGGCGACAGAAGAGTTAGAAATTGAGGCAGAAATTTACGGACGACCAAAACATATTTATTCTATCTATCGTAAAATGAAAGATAAGAAAAAAGAATTTGCTGAAATTTATGATTTATTAGCTATTCGTGTTTTGGTTGATTCTATCAAAGACTGTTACGCCGTTTTAGGAGCTATTCATACTAAATGGAAACCACTTCCAGGTAGATTTAAAGACTATATCGCTGTTCCTAAAACTAATATGTATCAATCTCTTCATACAACAGTTATTGGTCCAAGTGGTAACCCAATTGAAATTCAAATAAGAACTCATGAAATGCATCAAATTGCTGAGTTTGGTGTGGCTGCTCACTGGGCTTATAAAGAAGGAAAAACTGAAAAACAAGAAGATAAAAATGCCAATCAAATTAGTTTGTTAAGAGAAATTATTGAACTTCAAGATGAAAGTTACAATGCATCTGAATTTATGGCAAATGTTAAAGGTGAAATCTTTAGTGATAAAGTATACGTCTTTACACCAAAAGGCGATGTAACTGAGTTACCAAAAGGTTCAGGACCTTTGGATTTTGCTTACAATATCCATACAGAAGTTGGAAATAAAACAACTGGTGTAAAAGTAAATGGTAAAATGGTACCTCTTGATTATAAATTGAAAAATGGTGACATCATTGAAATCTTAACGTCGGCTAATTCTTTTGGTCCAAGTCGAGATTGGGTTAATATAGTTGGAACAAGTCGAGCAAGAAATAAAATTAAACGTTTCTTTAAAGATAAAGACCGAGATGAAAATATTGAAAAAGGACGCACTTCATTAGAACGTTGTTTGTTGGACAATGATTTTGCGCCAAAAGACTTTTTAACAAAAGAAAAAATAGCTGATGCGCTAGATCGTTTTAATTACCAAACCTCAGATGATTTATATGCGGCTATTGGTTTTGGTGAAGTGACGACTCAAGTTGTTTATAATCGTTTAACTGAAAAAGAACGTAAAGAGCGCGGTGTCAAAAAACAAAAAGAAGAAGCAGAAGAATTAATGAAGCAGCCTGTTCAAAAGAAAGATACAACTAAGATGAAAATTCGTCATGAAGGTGGTATCGTTATTCAGGGAGCAGATAATTTATTAGTTCGTATCAGTCGATGTTGTAATCCAGTACCTGGAGATGAAATTGTCGGCTACATTACTAAAGGTCGCGGTGTTTCGATTCATAGAAAAGACTGTCCCAATATGAACAACTCACCAGAAGTTCAACAGAGACAAATTGATGTTGAATGGGAAGATGCAGCTTCTGATGGTAAACAAGAGTACAATGCAGATTTAGAAATTTATGGTTATAACCGTTCAGGTTTATTAAATGATGTTTTACTAGTGGTCAACGCTCAAACCAAACGTTTAATAGGTGTTGAGGCTAGACCTGCTAAAAATAAAATGGCAGTTATTCACTTGACAGTATCTATTCAAAATTTAAGCCATTTAGAGCAGATTGTTGAAAAGATTAAAGCTATTCCAGATGTTTACAGTGTTAGACGGACACATGGCTAGGAGGTATTCACAAATGAGAGTTGTTTTACAAAGAGTTAACCATGGAAATGTTGTTGTTGAAGATAAAGAAATAGGTAAAATTGGTAAAGGTTATGTATTATTAGTAGGTGTTGCTGAGGGTGATACAGAAAAAGAAGCTGATTATTTAGCAAAGAAAATTAGCCAATTAAGAATTTTTGAAGATGAGAATGAGAAAATGAATTTAGATATTCATCAGGTAGGAGGAAGTATTCTTTCTATTTCTCAATTTACTCTATTAGCTGATACCAAGAAAGGGAATCGTCCAAGTTTTATCAAGTCAGCTCATCCTGATGAGGCGTTGAAATTATATCATTACTTTAATCAACAATTAAGAAATTATGAATTAGAAGTTAGTGAAGGTGAGTTTGGTTCTCATATGCTAGTTTCCCTTGAAAATGATGGGCCTGTAACTATCTTTTTTGATACAGATCATAAATAATCACAAAAAATTGAGAGACAAAAAAATAAAAATTTAAATAAAACTTTGGTATAAACTACTTTATATCAAAGTTTTTTTGTCTTTTTGTACATTTATCAAAAATTGTTTAAGGGATTAGGCTTTTTTATCTTTTTGAAATGGGGTATTATATGTTATATAAAGAAAGCGCTATCTTTAATAAGGAGGAAGAAACATGACAGAACAGCAATACATTATGGCAATCGATCAAGGTACTACAAGCTCAAGAGCAATTATTTTTGATAAGTCAGGAAAAAATATTGGTAGTTCACAAAAAGAGTTCACTCAAATTTTTCCAGAATCTGGTTGGGTTGAGCACAATGCGAATGAAATTTGGAATTCTGTTCAATCTGTTATAGCAGGAGCTCTTATTGAATCTGGTATTCGACCAGATAAAGTTAAAGCGATTGGGATTACTAACCAGCGTGAAACAACTGTTATTTGGGATAGAAAAACAGGAAAACCAATTTATAACGCTGTTGTTTGGCAATCAAGACAATCAGCTCCAATTGCAGACAAGTTAAAAGAAGATGGGCATGCGGATATGATTCACAAAAAAACTGGTTTAGTGGTGGATGCTTACTTTTCGGCTACTAAAGTTCGTTGGATTTTAGATCACGTAGAAGGCGCTCAAGAAAGAGCGGAAAAAGGAGAACTTGCTTTTGGAACAATTGATACATGGTTATTGTGGAAATTAACAGATGGTAATGTTCACGTGACGGACTACTCAAATGCGGCAAGAACAATGATGTACAATATTATGGATTTAAAATGGGATGACGAAATTTTAGAATTATTAAATATTCCTAAATCATTACTTCCGGAAGTTAAGAGTAATTCAGAAGTTTATGGCTATACTCAAAGTTATCATTTCTACGGTAGTGAAGTCCCAATTTCTGGTATGGCTGGAGATCAGCAGGCTGCGTTATTCGGACAGTTAGCTTTTGAACCTGGTATGATCAAAAATAC harbors:
- the dtd gene encoding D-aminoacyl-tRNA deacylase, with amino-acid sequence MRVVLQRVNHGNVVVEDKEIGKIGKGYVLLVGVAEGDTEKEADYLAKKISQLRIFEDENEKMNLDIHQVGGSILSISQFTLLADTKKGNRPSFIKSAHPDEALKLYHYFNQQLRNYELEVSEGEFGSHMLVSLENDGPVTIFFDTDHK
- a CDS encoding RelA/SpoT family protein; translation: MSKEKVLTDKEVIEMVAEYMNPAHVEFVQKACDYATKAHAEQFRKSGEPYIIHPIQVAGILAELRMDPHTVATGFLHDVVEDTEVTLKDLEEEFGADVAMLVDGVTKLGKIKYKSHEEQLAENHRKMLLAMSQDLRVIMVKLADRVHNMRTLNHLREDKQRRIAKETLEIYAPLAHRLGISLIKWELEDRSLRYLNPRQYYRIVHLMNSKRGEREMYVIQTVDEIKQATEELEIEAEIYGRPKHIYSIYRKMKDKKKEFAEIYDLLAIRVLVDSIKDCYAVLGAIHTKWKPLPGRFKDYIAVPKTNMYQSLHTTVIGPSGNPIEIQIRTHEMHQIAEFGVAAHWAYKEGKTEKQEDKNANQISLLREIIELQDESYNASEFMANVKGEIFSDKVYVFTPKGDVTELPKGSGPLDFAYNIHTEVGNKTTGVKVNGKMVPLDYKLKNGDIIEILTSANSFGPSRDWVNIVGTSRARNKIKRFFKDKDRDENIEKGRTSLERCLLDNDFAPKDFLTKEKIADALDRFNYQTSDDLYAAIGFGEVTTQVVYNRLTEKERKERGVKKQKEEAEELMKQPVQKKDTTKMKIRHEGGIVIQGADNLLVRISRCCNPVPGDEIVGYITKGRGVSIHRKDCPNMNNSPEVQQRQIDVEWEDAASDGKQEYNADLEIYGYNRSGLLNDVLLVVNAQTKRLIGVEARPAKNKMAVIHLTVSIQNLSHLEQIVEKIKAIPDVYSVRRTHG
- the glpK gene encoding glycerol kinase GlpK; translated protein: MTEQQYIMAIDQGTTSSRAIIFDKSGKNIGSSQKEFTQIFPESGWVEHNANEIWNSVQSVIAGALIESGIRPDKVKAIGITNQRETTVIWDRKTGKPIYNAVVWQSRQSAPIADKLKEDGHADMIHKKTGLVVDAYFSATKVRWILDHVEGAQERAEKGELAFGTIDTWLLWKLTDGNVHVTDYSNAARTMMYNIMDLKWDDEILELLNIPKSLLPEVKSNSEVYGYTQSYHFYGSEVPISGMAGDQQAALFGQLAFEPGMIKNTYGTGAFIVMNTGEKPQISKNNLLTTIGYGINGKVYYALEGSVFVAGSAIQWLRDGLRMIETAPESEEIANASTGDNSVYVVPAFTGLGAPYWDSDARGAIFGLTRATTKEDFVKATLQAVAYQSKDVIDAMKEDSGIEIPVLKVDGGAAKNDALMQFQADILDTNVTRAPNLETTALGAAYLAGLGVGIWKDLDDLRAFQGEGDTFNPNMSAEERDDLYAGWKEAVKATQMFKRIGKK